In Candidatus Tiamatella incendiivivens, the sequence GGAAATCCTAACATCGGGGTTTATATGGCTGCTAACAATAAATTGGCATTAATCCCTATGGATATTGATGCTAAGGACATAGAGACTATTCAAGAGATTCTAGGTATAGAGGTTTTCTATGTTAAGGTATCAGACACCAGTCTTCTAGGTGTACTCGTAGCATTAAATGATAATGGTATACTTATCCCAAGGACTTCGGGAGATTCGGAGATTCGTAAGTTCAAGAGTTTAGCTAAAAGTATGGGTTTAGAACTAGGTATTCTCCCTTCTAGGAATAACGCAGTAGGAAACATGGTATTAGCTAACAATAAGGCAGCTTTGGTTTACCCAGAGCTTGACGATGACTCATTAAAAGTAGTAAGAGATGTTCTTGACGTTGAAGTCGACAAGAAATCGATAATAGGAATTCCTACAATCGGTTCTCTGGGAGTTATAACGGATAAAGGAGGGATTGTTCATAGAGATGTGACAGAAGACGAGTTGGATTGGCTGTCAGATTATTTCAAGGTGAATATAATGACCGGAACGGTTAACTTTGGGGTTTCATTTATAAAGACGGGCTTAGTAGCTAATAGCAAAGGAGGACTAGTAGGCTCTGAAACCATGGGCCCAGAGTTGGTAAGAATTCAGATGGCTTTGGGTGGTTGATATGAGTGATGTGAAAGTGTTTAAAATTAGAGGAAGAATGCTCTTATCTCATGATAAATTCCCTGAGTGGAGAAATTTCACAGTGGAAGTTAGAGCTTTAAGCTTAACGGATGCCGTCGAAAAAGTTTACTCTAATCTAGGAAGTAGGCATAAGCTTAAGAGGTATCATATCAACATAGATGAAGCAAAGGAGATTCCATTAGATGAAGCAGAGTCTACTTATGTTCTCAGTGTAGCAAACCTCGAAGGATGGGATGAATCTTGAGTGAACAGGAAAGCAGACTTGGGGAGCTATATCAGAGCATTCAGTATTTAGATCAGCTTATAACACAGCTACAGACAAATTTGGAAACAATTTCTAGAGAGATACTGATAATCAAGCAGTCTAAGGACAGTATAAATGCTATAGCTAAGAATACGGAAAATATACTTATACCTATAGACGCTAAATCATACTCCTTGGTTAAAGCCGAGAAAGTGGATAACGCTAAAGTTCTTGTTAGGGTTTCATCAAAGCATTATGCGCCTTTACCGCCTTCAGAAGCTATCATTGTTCTAGACGAAGAGGAGAAGAGGTTGCTGAAAGCATCTGACGAAGTTAAGCGAAGAATTAGTGAACTTGTCTCGGAGAGAAACAGGCTTCAATCTAACCTATCGGGCATGCTACAGCAAGCTCAGAACACACCGGCTCAGTCTGAACCTGAGAAAAGCCAAAAATAGAGTACACTACTTCAATATATACCA encodes:
- a CDS encoding translation initiation factor IF-6, translated to MGDGFRVEYFDYKGNPNIGVYMAANNKLALIPMDIDAKDIETIQEILGIEVFYVKVSDTSLLGVLVALNDNGILIPRTSGDSEIRKFKSLAKSMGLELGILPSRNNAVGNMVLANNKAALVYPELDDDSLKVVRDVLDVEVDKKSIIGIPTIGSLGVITDKGGIVHRDVTEDELDWLSDYFKVNIMTGTVNFGVSFIKTGLVANSKGGLVGSETMGPELVRIQMALGG
- a CDS encoding eL20 family ribosomal protein, with the protein product MSDVKVFKIRGRMLLSHDKFPEWRNFTVEVRALSLTDAVEKVYSNLGSRHKLKRYHINIDEAKEIPLDEAESTYVLSVANLEGWDES
- the pfdA gene encoding prefoldin subunit alpha, with the translated sequence MSEQESRLGELYQSIQYLDQLITQLQTNLETISREILIIKQSKDSINAIAKNTENILIPIDAKSYSLVKAEKVDNAKVLVRVSSKHYAPLPPSEAIIVLDEEEKRLLKASDEVKRRISELVSERNRLQSNLSGMLQQAQNTPAQSEPEKSQK